Part of the Osmerus eperlanus chromosome 22, fOsmEpe2.1, whole genome shotgun sequence genome, AAAAGGTAACAAGAAGGGAAGGATACAGTTTGtcacttttcttctttttgtaaAAGTTATATATATTATTACGACACACTGTATACACTGGTTGTGATTGATGAGACCGTAATGTAGTATCGGTTTATGCAGAAAGACACTAGGCAGCACTGTCTTTAATTAACACCCTCAATTGTATTATTTCATTTTTAGTTTATTTAAACTAAATGGCTATTATCAAGAACAGAGACTTATTTTAACTCCTTTCTTTGGAGACAAACCAAACAAACTGCATTAATCCAGAATCTGGAATGTTAGTTCAGTTTGGTCCAATACAATTAAAATCTATGTACAGTACCAGGCAAACGATAACAAGTTGGTACAGTATCAGGTGGGTGTTGCTCCAAGAAAAATATTTGCCCCAGTCTGAAGCTAGTGTCTGGCTAAGCTGGTTAACATTTGTTTTGCTCCATTCATCAATCCATCAACCCCTAAATCCTTTACCTTTTTGTTTTTCTGTATCAGCAGCGCTTTATTTGTGATCAATTTGATTCTTGTTTGTCATTTGTTAAGATGGGGAAAAAATTCCAAACTGCACTGATAAAAACCTGCGAGAAACATCCATGAAGAGAGCAACTGATGTCGAGAAATTACTGCTCAGTTTACCTCCATCTATGAAATCCTTTCCTGTCTGGATCTCCTTTGAACATGCGACGAGTCATGGGTACGGTTTAATGGGAGTATTTTGCGTTATCAATACTGAGCTGTATTATGGACAAAAAAGCTATTGTGTCTCACACAATGTATTTAAAGCTTTCAGATAAGTGATGTGGAGAATTTTGGCAACATGATGGAAAATGTAAAAAAGTACTCTTACCTGACGATTACACCACCTTTGATGCTGAAGGAAACAGGATTGCAAGCCCCAATGCTTGTGCTCCTGAATGAAGGTATTGGACATCCCAGTGGGTTACATAGAGGACTAATGCTGGGTACACGCTAAAAGATTTTTTaaagattttcaaaatgtgagaccacaaacatgaggacaaaaAAATTACTAGATTTAACCGTTTTGCTcctatagtgtgtggtgtttgtcctcGGGGTTCCCCCCAGACATCAGGATTTCTGATCATAAATATGATATTTACGATTCACGATCGGGGACGTTCTTCCGAGCAAGTCTTAACACACCTCAAACCAATGGAAAATCTGATAAGATAATCTGTAGATAATCAGTacattacctaggattgtcggaagggggaaATCGACCCCAAATCATCCCTATTATCttgtggtgtgtacccagcattagtGGGAAATCATTTCTGCAACTGCTTAGGTTAGGGTCAGCTCACTGTCAgaagtgtatgtactgtatagttCTTGCTTGACCAGAGCCCTGAGATTAAGCAGTTCTTAGTTAGTATTTAGTTACTACTTACTTAGTAGAAATGACAAAACCTTCCTTGGAACATATGATGTCATATTTGATTTTAATttaagatggagacagagggttTACTGCACTGTCTTGCTGCTTTTTGCTGCCCTTTGACAATAAGACATTGCTCATACTGATCTGTAGTAAAATAATTCAGCTTCAAATATTGCATTTTCAAGTGATGCAATAAATGCTTTTCCTTCACAGCTAACCTTGGTGTTTATGTCAGTAATGACAAATCAGGACCCCAGAATGCAAGAATCTTTAATTGCATGGCTGGCAAAATCCAAACTGTAGATCTGAACCTTTTGGCAAATGAGTAAGTGTCCATACCTCATAAATATATCTACTTTTGTTATACATTTTTTTTCTACTACTGTGTTTGTATTTCTGTTCTTCTACCCAACAGTGAGGTTTGGCTATTGCTATGTTACAACTGTGATGTGGGGTGGATGTTAAATTACCCAAATACTGATTTTCAGATAGTCACAAGTACTTGTGCATTGCCTTGACAAATATACTGTCAATACTGACCCAATACTTCTAATCCTGTACTTTTGTGTAGAATGAGAGACACAAGAAGTGATCAGATGTTCATAACTAGCAGGACCCCCAAGGAAGCTATTCTGGTAATGTACATCTATATATTTTCTTGCAATCATTTCACTAGTCTTGATAGATCTATGATAGAACTATAAACGGATTGAAAGATTGCTACAGAATGACTAATGCTATGtgatgattgatataaagctaaCCCACGCTTTTACCTCAACAATGCCCATGAAGGTTTATGTTCAGGCATAGTGAGGCACTGACAAACTTGCCGTGTTTATTTTAGCCACAGATACCAGATTTATCAAATGTTACTGTCAAACCTTTTAGATTTATTGGTTGCTTACAGGATGTGAAGtgtatttcagcaaatatgacaaattGCATCACAACAACATTACTGACCCTGTCTTTAATGATGTATAACTTAATGCTGTAATATAACGTGTTGCTATGATAGTATTAATACTCGATATTTTGTTTAGTAACAACAGTAAATTATAACTGAACAGTACTCTTCCCCCCCTACCAGGTACTAATAGATACAAGTACCTCAATGACGGAGCAATGCTATGAAGGAGTGACAATGAAGAGAATCGACGCAGTCAAAGAGCTCTTCCATGCCTTTGCAACCAGAACCATGGCTTATAATTTGCATCATGTCATTGGCCTGATGACATTTGGCTCACTTGTTCAAATGGTCCATGCTTTTACAGAGACTCTTGAGACCTTTATGGTAAACACTTGAATTGTTACTATATTCTCACAGTAAAACtcttctgcatgtgtgtactgtTCCACATACTCTGTGGCAAACTATGCCAAAGCAAATACACCTACGGGGGCATGGCAATTTGGTAAATGCTAAACGTGTCAGCCATTTACCCCCTGTTTTAGCCACATTGATTGGGCCCTCACCCTTGGTAGGTCTAAATTAGACTGAGGATAGATCTGTAGATGTAGGATTGTGCTACAGTGGTTTTAAATTTACTGCAGTAATGTGATCattttattataattatttttaatGATTGAACCTTTCTCTTTCCACAACAGAATGGATAACTTACCAGCTTTTTAAAATTCGAAACTATGTACAGTATTATACTTAACGCTATAAATacttatgttttttgaatactATTGTTTCATGCATTTTTGAACATCTATCTTATAATGTTTTTTGAAACACACAGGAATATGTACGCAGTGTCAAGACAGAAGGATGTACTCGGCTCTATGACGCCTTACAGAATGCCATAACTGAGCTAGATAAAGTCAAGAAGCAATTCCCTGATTGTAAACTTCGCATCATATGTCTCACAGACGGGAATGATGTGGGGTAAAACATCATTTCCCAGCAGAAATTGTATTTTTTCCACACAATTATTGCAATATACAAAGATATTTATCTTAACCCTTTATTCATTTTGCAGTTCAGGTACCGATCCACGTGGTCTTGTAACCAATTTGATGAGCTCTGGCATCGTTGTGGATGCCGTTCTGGTGGGAGATGTGTTGAACGATGTGCTACATGGGATCAGCTATGCAACAGGTAGGAGGCCGTTTTGACTATGACTTTTATCACAAcaattaccgtatttttcggaaaataagccgcattttctataagccgCATCCCACCAAAATGGGAGTTTTGTGTTTGTAAGtctaaaccgcactggaatatgccgcacttgatacgggaacaatgataccaagcagtgcacgagtataggcgatcttacagcatgccgttgtgtaacacacttcggttgtgggtatgtccagaaataaagccaagtcactcatttagtggcaaaacccattgttatgtctacaaaattattttagatatagtataagtttagctagcttgctgaggatagcctaccaaagttgaattagccaatgtcgttagagTATCTATCTATactatataacatttcactgggtcttgcagctgtttgatttactgaaattatgatgacatgttatgttctactagccgtttgcctactttagcaagtcactgtatttccaagccctgatagtgtaaatgagacaacacagtaaataattcatctttcaagttttgttctaaaaccgggctataAACCGCATCGAAATATAAGCTGCACAACCACATATAGCtgcaaaactgtaaaatcggggtacaagctgcggctttatttccgaaaaatacggtacatATCAAGAAAGGGAACAACCATCTTAACTGAAATTAAAGCATAGACACAAACGATTAACGTGGTACAGGATATTTAAAAAAGTTGTACTTGTAGAAATTAAATAAGTCAGTGATACAATTTGATACAAGGGAGTTGTGTCATTTTTCAGCCTTTTCTATACACCTTGTGCAAAACAGAACTGAACATTAACTTGGTGCACTGCAACCCATACAGGCTGATGGTGCTGCACATACTAACAATAAGTAATATTAAACTAAATCACGATCATGAGGAAGATTTAATTTAATGTGCATTTGTTCCTTGTTCAGACTTGACAAAGGTGTAGTTACATTTTTCTTAGAAACGACTTGCCATTTGTTAGCTTTTGACCACTATTTTCATCATTGTCTTTCCCAAGCAGTCCAGAGGGAAAAGGAAAGTTATACAAAATTATTGGAATTTATAGCCTCTATTGATGAAATGATCAAGACATTATTACCATCTAAACTGAATAATAAATCATATGATATTGTAGGTGGCTATTGTTTCAAGCCAATGACATGCAAAGACGGTCTGAAGCTCTTTGAAATGGAAACGGTTCTGTCCATGGAATTGAGGAAGCCGAAAGAAGAAACTGACCCCTCTGTCCTTACAAGCGTGGTATGTCTGCCACACCAGTTCCACAGGGAAACTTCCTCCATGTTTTATGTAGAAACATTAAAacacctaatactgtatcacGTACTGTATATTAACTTAGTGGATAATACTCTGACCAGGCTAAACCTTTTTTTACAGAGGGCGATAAAAGCTCTCGTAGCCAGTAAAGACTATGATGAATCACCTGAAAATGTTCTGCCATTGGAACTAGGCAATAAAGTGACCGTGGCAAAGAAGTAAGTTATTTCCCATCATTTGAATCATATCCTGAAAATGTTAAACAATAATTCTAGGTATGGCTTTGATTATGACTATATATTTAAGCCATTATAATGGCAAATTCACTTGTACCTAAAGATGACCCCTTTGCTGTTATGAGTGTCTTGCAAGGATCAGTCCTTGTCCCCTCATGATTTACATGAACAACATGTTTAAGAatgccactaaatcccacattTTCCCAACCTTAAAAACCATCAAAATGGAGACGCAGATCACAGTACTGTATGCCAGAAGAGAAAGCGCTGAAAAGTTTTTCCGCATTCCAAGCATATGCAGTGTCAtttttgtttgtattgttttaaatatgtaaaacaaacaTCTTaaatattttgaatgcagtgcaCTGAAAAAGAATTCAAAAACCAGATGCCATCTGGAGAAGGACCGACGGATTCTGGCAGAGCTGAGAAGCCTGCACTGTGACCCACACCCTTTCTGCACCATCTATCCCACAGAGTCAGACATGAGTAAGTGAACTCTTAATAaacacaacatcaacatcatcagTGCTGTACTGGTCAGAATAGAAGTgtcatcatttaaaaaaatatttaaaaaacgtTGGTAATTTATACCAAACTTATTAGGAATTTCTCAATACCTAATACCCAGTCATATGCTAACTGTCGATGGACAATAGGGTTAAAATACCCTGCCCACTCAACACCACAAATCCACTCATGGCTTGGTTCAGTATACTATCTGTCTAATGAAAGCAAACTGGACTACACGGTAGGTATAGATTTTGCATGAAACCGTAAACACAGCTTCTAATTTGTTTATCTTTACAGCTTTCTGGAAAATCCTCATGCAAGGCCCCCCTGACACATCATACGAGAACGGAGTGTTCGAGCTGTACTGCCAGTTTGGTGACGACTACCCAGTCAAACCGCCACTGATGCGATTTGTCACACCTGTATCCTGAAATGAACCCAGCTTTTTATGTTGTCAGCGAAACGTATTAGTAAACGATATGTCAAGTGACTAAATTCGACATAATATTGATTCTACATGACTAAGTTATGTGAAACATGTCCAGGTAATGTGTCccctcagtgtttcccctaggtttatagctttgggagggggggagggcggcggcgtgggggggggggcgtgcgcggaggggggggttgaccatgagacagaaatgacatgccgtcgtgtaaataagataaataacataaggccatttagtttgtttaataaaagagaaagctatagacctgttttataggaaaggtaaccttttttttactaaattaacttgaccttccagggtgggtgcccccctaatataatggtaggggaaacactgccccTAGTTAATGCATTgacaaatatttatataaaccaTCATTCTGCCTTCCCCGTACTTaaacgaacacacacataacacaaagCTCATCTAAGTATATTAGTAGGGTAGTAGGTCAATTATTTCCGATATAATGTTtgccttttttgggggggtaagGCATCCTCAAGTATGAGTGGAAGTGGGGGATATTGGGGACTTTGATAGTGTAACATGTATACAGTGTGCATACTTAAGTATTGTATGTATTCAATAACACGTGCTGATTTGATTAACTAACTTGACTTGGAAAAAGGTGTACCACTGTAACGTCAACAGCGTGGGCCGTATCTGCCACAATATATTTGACCGCAACTACTCTGCTCATATCACCATGAGAGAGATCCTGGATGCTGTCTATGGACTGCTCATCTTGCCCGAGCCTGAGGATCCTCTGGATAGGTTGAACATACCAACTTTTCTTTTGTACTAACCCTGTCGGAGAAAAAATATGAATTGCCTCTATTGACAAAGGGTTATGTAACATCTAAATAGTAGTCTCatgatttttgtttgaattttaTAAAATATCATGTAATATTAGGGACAATACTGTTTTGTTTTGTAGCATCTTGGCTGAGGAGTTCATGACCAGTAGAGAGACATATGAACAAGAGGCCAAGAAAAacacagaagaagaagcaggAACCTCTTTGAATGACATGGAACAGGTGAACGGCAACAATTGTGTATATTTGCACTAATCCAAGTAATTCCTTGAAATGTAACCCTAAATATAGCAAGTACAGTTTATTAACTCCAATTTACTACTTGGATTGAGGTTAGATCGTCCTTTGTTTTTCACATTTTAGGGACAGTGACTTTAGTTTCACTTTTTTTCCTGTCAGTGACCTTTGAGTGTGCTTTTTGTCTTGTTCTCTGATAGAAACTGGTGGGTTCAGAGGTCACAGAGGACTTTGTGCCACCACACCTGATTTGTATACTGACCAAAAAGATGTTTGTCGATCCCGTGATGACCATTTATGGAACTGTCTACGAACGCAAAGCCATTGAGAAACATCTGAAGACGCAAGTTACTTATTGATCTAATTTGTTCCTTAATTGAATTTGATTGCATTTCAACTCCAATCATAGCAATATCTGTTATAAAAAAGGTAATTGTATTACCTTAAAAGTGGCAGAAATGACTCCCTAGTCCCTGTTATCAGCAGTTAAGGGGTGCTCAGGTGTTTACCATTTTTTCCTCCTGTCGTAGGGAAAGCACAGATCCTGTCAAGAAGGAACCCCTGCATGAAACTCAGCTGAAGCCCTACCCAGACATGCGCAAGATGGTGCGGGACTTCCGCAGTCAGCAGATTCAGTGAACAATGAGGTGTAATGAAGCAAACCCATACATTTAGGTGACTGGTATCCTGCCCCATTTAAGTGACATATGTGCATTATTTATACGCTATTGATATATCAATGTTTTTTAACTTGAGTTTTTTCTTTTCCAATAAGATGATTATATTCTTGTCAGTAAATGCTCTGGTTCATCAGTAAAACATGTCACTGTTGGGAATGTGTTTTGTAATAGAGGGTGAATTTAAGTAGCAGGTTGATTTTTATCAAAATAATTGTGTTGTGTTCAATTGCCTAGACTAGCTCAGTTTCCGTTTTGAGAATCAAGCAGTTACGTAAGTTAAAAAGtaaagaggtctgtccttaaaccactgatcagttaacaacgATAAAAGataatacaaattaaaaataaacattttatttaaaggcgcctttctcggcactcaaggacaccATACAGGatacaaaatacatttaaaaacagcaaaaataaagaatacaacaacattaaaaacaacagaaggCAGAGTAATTGACATTAAATGGAATATGCATTTTTAAACAGATGGGTTTTGAGTTCCGATTTGAAATGGGGGAATGAATCATGAATGAGTTTGGGGTGGTAGTGAATTCCAGAGACGGGGAGAAGAGCGGCTGAATGCTCTTCTCCCCATGGTGGTGAGGCGGGCAGAAGGTACAGACAGgtgtatggaggaagaggatcgGAGGGAGCGGGAGGTAGTGGGACCCTGGAGGAGATCAGACAAATACGGGGGGGCGAGGTTGTGGATGGCCTTGAATGTGAACAGGAGGATCTTGAATTGTATACGGAACTGGACCAGGAGCCAGTGGAGCTGTTGAATGATTACTGAATgataatgattactttattacttctatacttTTTGAAATGTTctaaataaacaatgtttgatctataccttgCAATAGTAAGCTCATGAGCACAtaacccttggttatgtccagaAGACAAATATGCCTAtctattaattatgtttcttgtatctttgataaactgtcattatgctgttttcttatgcctgcatagccataagttagGTCTTTGAAAGATGACTAGGAAAGGCCTGTGTCACTAatgtaggtcagaggtcacaatatctccaagtgtataatgccatgcaactttgaatgaggaaaatagaaggagtgacaaggccatttctagAAGCCCTATCTAgagacctaaacaaaagctatctagcacaCATTGTTCTTTCTCTGTGCCTGCAAAGGCTATGCTAATCATTGTgtatcctcccatattgtgataccaaTTACTCCCTTGATTTtctgtattcattgtccagtcttctgtgatactcaacttgagtgtaACGGACACTGCACCTCACATctgtgtaataaatacattgattttgtcttgaacttgtctGAACTATTcctttcattgacttggtactttgaGAGCAATTGGGTATTATCTAATACAGCTTCAAAAGCTAAGAAAAGATATGTGCACTTATCTTACTTTTGTCATGACATCATGAGAGAGTTTACATTCAGCTACTCAGTGTTCCATACTTGTATTTCATATTGCTTTCTCGCCATAGAATTATTACGCAACCAGGACGACAGGCATCAGAATCACTCATGAATGTGCTAGTCCAGTGCTAGTCATTTTTGGTGATTCTCAAAGATAATAAGACAATATTTTCTCAAGGTTTTGGCTTTAAGCTTTTAGATACAGATTGACAAAGGCATCAGTGACGATGATCTGTATAAAAAATAACCAGTATTTTGCTGTGGACAGGAATGAAATACTTTTAGATGCCTGTGAATTAATCAATCATCACTATAGGCTATAAAGCTGCAGTTTGCTTCTATGCTTTATGAGCACAGCAGATTAAGGATAGCGTGGGGGATTGATTTTTCCTTTTTAATCTATCACTAGTAGCCTAACCAGActctacatttcatttgtacagagagtctggcctcgctccattgacaagcgttgacttccttgtaggcgggtactctgttgaagtttaaaactattggatctgcccagagccactctgatctgccataaccaatcgctagcgttcgccaattccttcaccactactgtaacagagctagctgccgcaGCTGCAAAATCAAACTCCCCGTGggaaggagggccacaacaacatggccaccaacaaaactcagcaaaacttgttcttgctccggctttagtttatagatattcggcagtgttgccacaacggaccgaatggcttcgctcgcatctttctcgaGAAGGGTCCAATTGCAGCGctccctcctcaggcccctccatagttaatattactagaggaagcaacgatggaactcatcacatgttgttttttttctttgtgatatgagtatgatttccacgcattgtatcggattaaataaactgttaacatgaacacttagctccgtcgttgttctcgccaggcaaagaaagtttaatagttatttttgtaacagatcttccataatgcagacttaccatagcttactgtcaactttatattcaaacgaaattccacgaaattcacactgccttcaatttaacatcagtgtagaaatgtggcctgtgttttatgttcaacctacaaaaccaaacgcctattaatggatataacgtgatctaacaagacttggtaataatgtaataaataaaagcttgagaagtgtctaaaatatactttattgaacatttgactttgaaaggggcatattaacagaactatatacaagacatttccatcagatataagtgggggtgaaacatagtcactgaagaccttcattgtcccacaaaaccagtctggcttgatgacacgataaaaaaaaaagaatagccTTAATGGGTataagcttctgaaggcaagactaatattatttaaatatatatcatttcctattgtggttatcggttaaagtattaatcttcgtctttgctccagatagccatgtgaacaatctatgctcacgcttaacataatataatatttgccatcatgtcatgaaaaacgttcatgacagaAAAAtgtaatctgttttaaaataacgggaataaactatattaacaacatttcatgtatgtgtgacaaccatttgctaaacttgctacatcagggcaggcaactcaagccgtttttccctgtgctcattcaatataagtctatggaggaccaaacctgccatatttacaaatgaatgaattaataaataaatgtccacatccatgcatttagacagaaataaacgaatatatgtattaattaatgcacaattgtcaatcaatagttacatatattttacatttatgtatgtattcatttatgtattcatttatttattcatttattgattgatttattagttcatttattcattcatttattcattcattcattgttcccaatatgataatgagaggagggcagtaggcgtggaaactgacgttcagacactgcaatcaatccagagccatagattcaatctagctaacgcctgggacacactggctgcgaaagcggatatcgtttttatggacaacatagcctacatggccaggctggccgacctcgttgaaaacaaagatttaattcaccatatgatatttggataaacaaacatgttataaaGAATTGACTACGTTAGTTGTGGGCTATCATTTAACACCCAACTTCACTACTCTGACcggccaaccatgtgtttaccccgataaaaacgatatccgatcaattctcaaaatgtaaacatttaaaaataaaaaccaacatttttgtcctgtgtgtaagagcgagatagacgatctgtcatagcccccaatcaagcagaagagaaatttgtgaagattgacgacacaaagttaatcatcgaagatgaaatgtagcttagtcctacatggagttgtatgcccaacagcacgtattttacaaagactacggcaacaaaagccaaacattgccacgttatgttgggaatgggatgctgttgcgacggttgttggagcaacaagttgcctaattagcctgtagcctatgccatgtttatgtaccatgtcagctttacatgtataaaaggaaagctcagagaaggtgaaaggcttggtgaccggcgtggagaaatgcgcgtctagtgtgaacagcatcgcgtcattcgtagcagattgtggcgcttcagggcgcttcgcagccagtgtgtcccaggcgttagctagattgaatctatggctctggattgattgcaatgtctgaacgtcagtttccacgcctactggcctcctctcattatcatattgagaacaatgaatgaatgaataaatgaatgaatgaatgaataaatgaataaatgaatacataaataaataaatgaagacataaatgaatgaataaatcaatcaataaatgaatgaataaataaatgaatacaaaaatgaataaataaatgaatacaaaaatgaatacatacataaatggaaaatatatgtaactattgattgacaattgtgcattaattaatacatatatttgtttatttctgtctaaatgcatggatgtggacatttattcattcattcatttgtaaatatggcaggtttggtcctccatatacGTAAGTCTgtctcattcagctccaggtaaatcggcaatcggccaatgtgaacatttgtgctcgtgccctgttcgtatccgcgagcacatttgaaggcaacttttattgacgtaagcaaataaatggggtgctactttacccatttcggattggtttcaaacttagcaaaaatcaggctATCAATCAGgcaaagctagtagtatgagccaggttcgagaatcaaacacaaattattgggggagatagttttgtaaatgttgactggagttaatagaata contains:
- the LOC134008805 gene encoding uncharacterized protein LOC134008805 — translated: MDKIYSLLETHRLQSYYNKFLNFGVKDERDLIDGVNGEDLNTMGFSHIEKNRFASLQEYVRRLRSPQNNPKLGTPVQKSMEAFHLKYTYPHCPEPNYIRDMDPAQNTLEDLMLRICYQECVGNTKGVCLYTVDGMPLTDDPFFNTWSLTERHIENGSVLYAIFTPKENLKQAPKMPKHEMVDGRFGGDTLRCHIMLKGDYEVKVDLKCDTIKDLRLKLAGETGIPAHVLHYRGESGSVGDTLQNCGVTVESTVHFSLTSFPEESQDSMSFCTNDITPSVQQTPKGLSVFFSTLYAIKMHQHSGEFFRKLIAYIRKLSGCNPLAQSLFQFLYRNEIGTRAQKIAIVEGLYNLFRELLPSPEKQRDGHVVEDFEVFESANVCWATLLSGAETCTPEHENYAPMCLTSQQGQRFSDPVRVPGIPDVLERAYVLQKIKDGEKIPNCTDKNLRETSMKRATDVEKLLLSLPPSMKSFPVWISFEHATSHGFQISDVENFGNMMENVKKYSYLTITPPLMLKETGLQAPMLVLLNEANLGVYVSNDKSGPQNARIFNCMAGKIQTVDLNLLANEMRDTRSDQMFITSRTPKEAILVLIDTSTSMTEQCYEGVTMKRIDAVKELFHAFATRTMAYNLHHVIGLMTFGSLVQMVHAFTETLETFMEYVRSVKTEGCTRLYDALQNAITELDKVKKQFPDCKLRIICLTDGNDVGSGTDPRGLVTNLMSSGIVVDAVLVGDVLNDVLHGISYATGGYCFKPMTCKDGLKLFEMETVLSMELRKPKEETDPSVLTSVRAIKALVASKDYDESPENVLPLELGNKVTVAKNALKKNSKTRCHLEKDRRILAELRSLHCDPHPFCTIYPTESDMTFWKILMQGPPDTSYENGVFELYCQFGDDYPVKPPLMRFVTPVYHCNVNSVGRICHNIFDRNYSAHITMREILDAVYGLLILPEPEDPLDSILAEEFMTSRETYEQEAKKNTEEEAGTSLNDMEQKLVGSEVTEDFVPPHLICILTKKMFVDPVMTIYGTVYERKAIEKHLKTESTDPVKKEPLHETQLKPYPDMRKMVRDFRSQQIQ